TGGGACAGTCCGTGCGCTTCCATTTTTCCGACGGTCATACGCCCGGACTGATGCTGGCGGAATGCGCCGGCGTAGTTTTTTGCGCCGACCTGATCCCGGGCCGGCCGTGGGTGCATTTGCCGATTACCATGGGCTACGACCGCTTTCCGGAAGCACTGATCGAGGAAAAGCGCGCTTTTCTGGATGACAAGCTCGCACGTAATGTACGGCTGTTCTTCACCCACGACCATGCCTGCGCCATGGCCCGCGTGACACGCGACGAGCGTGGGCGTTATGGTACGACTGACGAACAGCCTGCATTACGCGGCACTATTTGACAATTCATCCTTCCGGCCGGAGGTTCGATGAGCGGCGAGCGCAAGCCACCTCTCTCAATCCGTGAGTTGCCGTGGCCCGCACTGGGTGCTGTGATTCTGCTTATTGGCGTGGGTGTTGCCGCAATCACCGAGAAAGGGCACATCGACTACCGCACGCAGATGCAGCGCCATGGCGGCGACGTGCTCAACCTGGGGAGCGACGGCCGGCCGGGCGCCGATGAACAGGGCAACATGGTGCGCGTGGTTGGCCCCGTGCAGGTGGTAGAAGAACCGCTGGATCAGCTATTCAATCAGCAAAGCAACCAGCCGGTGCTGATCCGTCATGTGCAGATGTTCCAGTGGCATGAGCTACGCTTAGGCGGTCCGGTTTCTTATGAGCTGGATTGGGAAGATCACCCGATCGATTCCAGTCATTTCGAACATGCCCAAACCCATGCCAATCCTGGCAAATTCCCGCTGAAATCGGCGCGGTTCGATGCCGGTTTGGTGCGTCTGAATGATTTCGTGCTTGATCCGGCACTGATCCATGCCCTGACCGGAAGCCGGCCGATGACGCCGGACTTGCGCAGGCTGCCGAGCAATCTCGCGGCCAGCTTCAGTTTGTTCAACAACAGTTTGGTCACCAGCGCAGTGCCTTCCAATCCGCAACTCGGCGATCTGCGCGTGAGCTGGGAAGTCGTGCCGGTTCAGGACGTCACGATCGTGGCCAAGGTGAATGGCAACCAGCTGGTACCCGCCAGCGACGCTGCGGATGGGGTGGGTTTTGCCGTGCAATCGGGCAATGTTCCGCTGGCCGATATTTTCCCGGACTTGCCGGTGCCGCCCGAATACGCGTGGTTGCGCCGCATCGGTTCGATGCTGCTCGCTACGTTCGGTACGGTGCTGCTGTTGCGCTGGCACTATCAGCGCATCGACCCGGTTCTCGCACCCGCGATAGCGGTGCTGGTGATGGGTGCGGTGGATACAGTGCTTTGGCTGGGCCATGACAACGCACGTGCTGGCTGGTGGTTCGTATTAACCTTTGTCGGTATCGCCTTGACGGTATGGCGCGTGCGCGCACTGGCCCCCGTTTCTGCGAAGAAGTGAGCCATTCCCTATCAGTCAAATAGATGGGCGTGTTCGATAAACCACAATCCGGCAAACAGCTTCGGGTCGATCGAGTAACCCTCTGCGGCACGTGCCAGCAGCCACTTGCCAACCTCCTTGCGTGGCACTTCGTGCACCACGATGTTTTCGCTCTCATCACCGCCGCCGTCGCCGATCCTGACCAAGTCATGTGCTCGCACGAAAGCGATCATCTCGCTACTCATGCCCGATGATGTCGGCCCTTCGTGCACGAATGCCATGCGACCACAGCGATAGCCGGTTTCTTCTTCCAGCTCACGTTGTGCAGCGATCAGCACGCTTTCGTTTTCACTGCCGGACAGATCACCTACCAGGCCCGCCGGCATTTCAATCGTGAATGCCTGAACTGCGACGCGGTACTGCTCGACCAGCAGAATGTTGTCTTCGGGCGTCACCGCCAGAATGATCACCGCGCCACCTGGATTATTGCGTTCGGCATATTCCCATCGTCCGCGTTGGCACAGGCTGAGCCAGCGTCCCTGGTAGAGCGTTTCAGGCTCGGCGCCAGCATCGTGGGGTTTGCGATTTTCGTGACTCATGGGAACAGTTGGCCTGATGTGGAATGAGGATGGGTGTTACACGCTGTTGAGTGCGCGCAGACGATTGCGTGTCAGCGGGCCAAAGCGAAGTTGCTCGCACAGTGGTTCGATGGACTCGGGATCGGGGCGGCGCAGCAAGGCTTCCGCCTGGCTTTCAACCGGGGCATCCAGTGCGATACGGGTAAGTTGGCGATACAGCTTTGCCAATTCACCATGCTCGCGCAGTTTTGCAGCACAACTGGCCGCGCCGCGCAGGCGCAGGAAGGGCACTTCTTCCACTCGCTCAAGCAGGGCATCAAGATTGCCAAAGTGTGCAAGCAAGGCGGCGGCAGTCTTCGCGCCGATGCCCGGCATGCCGGGAATATTGTCGACGGTGTCGCCGCACAGCGCGAGAAAATCCGCGACCTGTTCGGGATGCACGCCTAGTCGTTCAAACACCCCGGCCGGCCCCCAGCGCAGATTGCGCGCATAATCCCATTGCTCGTCCTGCTCGCCGAGCAATTGGCCAAAATCCTTGTCGGCTGAAACGATCACACTGCGAAAACCGTTGGCGCGCATGCCCCACAAGGTGCTGCCGATCAGGTCATCCGCCTCAAAACGGTGATCCATCAATACGCGAATGCCAAGTGCTTCTGTTACAGCACGGCATTGCACGAATTGTCGCTCCAGATCGGGCGGCGGCAACTCGCGATTGGCCTTGTATGGCGGATAGATGGCGTTGCGGAACGAGGTGGTCAACGAGGCATCAAACGCCACCGCAAGATGCGAGGGTTGCTCGCGTTCCAGCAACTCACACAG
The sequence above is a segment of the Dyella sp. M7H15-1 genome. Coding sequences within it:
- a CDS encoding TMEM43 family protein, which gives rise to MSGERKPPLSIRELPWPALGAVILLIGVGVAAITEKGHIDYRTQMQRHGGDVLNLGSDGRPGADEQGNMVRVVGPVQVVEEPLDQLFNQQSNQPVLIRHVQMFQWHELRLGGPVSYELDWEDHPIDSSHFEHAQTHANPGKFPLKSARFDAGLVRLNDFVLDPALIHALTGSRPMTPDLRRLPSNLAASFSLFNNSLVTSAVPSNPQLGDLRVSWEVVPVQDVTIVAKVNGNQLVPASDAADGVGFAVQSGNVPLADIFPDLPVPPEYAWLRRIGSMLLATFGTVLLLRWHYQRIDPVLAPAIAVLVMGAVDTVLWLGHDNARAGWWFVLTFVGIALTVWRVRALAPVSAKK
- a CDS encoding NUDIX hydrolase, with product MSHENRKPHDAGAEPETLYQGRWLSLCQRGRWEYAERNNPGGAVIILAVTPEDNILLVEQYRVAVQAFTIEMPAGLVGDLSGSENESVLIAAQRELEEETGYRCGRMAFVHEGPTSSGMSSEMIAFVRAHDLVRIGDGGGDESENIVVHEVPRKEVGKWLLARAAEGYSIDPKLFAGLWFIEHAHLFD
- a CDS encoding 5'-3' exonuclease H3TH domain-containing protein — translated: MPDEFHDAEGHPANAVHGYTRFLCELLEREQPSHLAVAFDASLTTSFRNAIYPPYKANRELPPPDLERQFVQCRAVTEALGIRVLMDHRFEADDLIGSTLWGMRANGFRSVIVSADKDFGQLLGEQDEQWDYARNLRWGPAGVFERLGVHPEQVADFLALCGDTVDNIPGMPGIGAKTAAALLAHFGNLDALLERVEEVPFLRLRGAASCAAKLREHGELAKLYRQLTRIALDAPVESQAEALLRRPDPESIEPLCEQLRFGPLTRNRLRALNSV